A region from the Rufibacter sp. DG15C genome encodes:
- a CDS encoding response regulator, with translation MKFCIVDDDPISIFLTQHLIAAEGITDIETFQYAEEAVQSLLNRPVSEAPDVLLLDLNMPVMSGWEVIEALEPVGEEYHKRCKIYILTSSLDVSDSAKAEDHPLVSGFIYKPITEEDIKVLIAEKVG, from the coding sequence ATGAAGTTTTGCATCGTGGATGATGATCCTATCAGTATTTTTCTGACCCAGCACTTGATTGCAGCAGAAGGCATCACTGACATTGAAACGTTTCAATATGCCGAGGAAGCGGTGCAATCACTGCTCAACCGGCCCGTGAGCGAGGCCCCAGACGTGCTTCTCCTGGATTTAAACATGCCTGTCATGAGCGGCTGGGAAGTCATAGAAGCACTGGAACCGGTTGGCGAAGAATATCACAAACGTTGCAAAATCTATATCTTAACCTCCTCCCTGGATGTGTCTGACTCTGCCAAAGCCGAAGACCACCCGCTAGTCAGTGGGTTTATTTACAAACCCATCACCGAGGAAGACATTAAAGTGCTCATTGCCGAGAAGGTAGGATAA
- a CDS encoding DUF4153 domain-containing protein, whose translation MAYFPEIRAKTDIPLMALPRLPLKEIALAAYQTFLRFPFTLLSAVMGTTVVWLMIERDSNEETILPKLAIISALGLILFFVLELYSERKGNKPALRWGLVALGVLLLVTYYFFLPQEPAFKEMMRYLLWMIALHLAASFAAYLNWKVENGFWQFNKSLFLRLLTAALYTVVLFLGLLLAIMAFDQLFDVKIDQKIYPKLWIFMVGVFNTWFFLAGVPNPNELENVTDYPKGLKLFTQFVLLPLVTLYLVILYAYMGKILVQWEWPRGWVSYLVLGFSTAGIFSLLLIHPVREDECNRWIRTFAKWFYRALFPLLILLLLAIWRRVRDYGITENRYIVLVLALWLLAVALYFLFSRQKNIKFIPMTLGALAFLVAVEPWGVFSVSQRSQTGRLQELLTQHQLLANGQIQKVKKALPDTAAAEITSIVEYLGEMHQYESVRSWFGAPLDSLFAEKPHFGSKAPNTSDVLALMGLDYTRMPQTTEALDATYYVLHSKEAEVTVIDGYDYLITLDDYSFEEEQKVDEFKIGPEAIKVIVSDPKNEVLVQFRKETLRFALDTLVQKHRNQTKAHGTPKQLPANELFFKANSNGVEAALQITSLQAEKEKDRFHLNLLQGKLLIKVKK comes from the coding sequence TTGGCCTATTTTCCTGAAATCAGGGCAAAAACCGACATCCCGCTCATGGCCCTGCCTAGATTGCCCCTCAAAGAAATTGCCTTAGCCGCCTACCAGACCTTCCTTCGTTTTCCGTTCACCTTGCTTTCTGCCGTGATGGGCACCACCGTGGTGTGGCTCATGATTGAACGGGACAGTAATGAGGAAACCATACTACCTAAACTGGCCATCATTTCGGCGCTGGGATTGATTCTGTTTTTTGTGCTGGAGCTCTATTCTGAGCGAAAAGGCAACAAGCCCGCGTTGCGTTGGGGATTGGTGGCATTGGGTGTTCTGTTGTTAGTGACTTATTACTTTTTTCTGCCTCAGGAACCTGCCTTCAAAGAAATGATGCGGTACCTGCTCTGGATGATTGCCTTGCATTTGGCTGCGTCCTTTGCCGCCTATCTAAACTGGAAGGTGGAGAACGGGTTCTGGCAGTTCAACAAAAGCCTTTTCCTGCGCCTGCTCACGGCGGCGCTTTACACGGTTGTGCTGTTTCTGGGTTTGCTGTTGGCCATCATGGCGTTTGACCAGCTGTTTGACGTGAAGATTGACCAGAAAATCTATCCCAAGCTCTGGATTTTCATGGTAGGCGTTTTCAATACCTGGTTTTTCCTGGCCGGAGTGCCCAACCCCAATGAACTGGAGAACGTGACAGACTACCCGAAGGGCCTGAAACTCTTCACGCAGTTTGTACTCTTGCCGCTGGTCACGCTGTATCTGGTGATTCTGTACGCCTACATGGGTAAGATTCTGGTGCAGTGGGAGTGGCCGCGCGGTTGGGTAAGTTATCTGGTTTTAGGCTTTTCTACGGCCGGTATCTTCTCGCTTCTACTCATCCATCCTGTAAGAGAAGATGAATGCAACCGCTGGATACGCACCTTCGCCAAATGGTTTTACCGTGCCTTGTTTCCCTTGCTGATTCTCTTGTTGTTGGCCATCTGGCGGCGGGTGCGCGACTATGGCATCACCGAGAACCGGTACATCGTCTTAGTCTTGGCGCTGTGGTTGTTGGCGGTGGCTTTGTATTTCTTGTTCAGCCGGCAGAAGAACATCAAGTTCATTCCCATGACTTTGGGCGCGCTTGCTTTTCTAGTGGCCGTTGAACCGTGGGGCGTTTTCTCCGTGTCGCAGAGAAGCCAGACGGGGCGCTTGCAGGAGTTATTGACCCAGCATCAGTTATTGGCGAATGGGCAGATTCAAAAAGTAAAAAAGGCCCTTCCAGATACAGCGGCGGCAGAGATTACGTCTATCGTGGAATACTTAGGAGAGATGCACCAGTATGAGTCAGTGCGAAGTTGGTTTGGGGCACCGTTAGACTCGTTGTTCGCCGAGAAACCACACTTCGGGTCAAAAGCGCCCAATACTAGTGATGTGCTGGCCTTAATGGGCCTGGACTACACGCGAATGCCGCAGACGACAGAAGCCTTGGATGCTACGTACTACGTCTTACATTCTAAGGAGGCAGAAGTAACAGTGATAGATGGATATGATTACCTGATCACCCTTGACGATTATTCTTTTGAGGAAGAACAAAAGGTGGACGAATTTAAAATTGGCCCAGAGGCTATTAAAGTAATTGTCTCAGATCCTAAAAATGAAGTGTTGGTTCAGTTCAGGAAGGAGACCTTGCGATTTGCCTTAGACACCTTGGTACAGAAACATAGAAACCAAACCAAAGCCCATGGTACTCCCAAGCAATTGCCCGCTAACGAGTTGTTTTTCAAGGCAAACAGCAATGGGGTAGAGGCGGCTTTGCAAATAACCAGCCTGCAAGCCGAGAAAGAGAAGGACAGATTTCATTTGAATCTACTGCAGGGGAAACTGTTGATAAAGGTAAAAAAGTGA
- a CDS encoding YihY/virulence factor BrkB family protein produces the protein MNVYQTFTSSRPYRKFIVFLKQLRFLEGRVSVYHVIKVMIDELKLDSLTKRASYMAFNFTLAIFPTIIFLFTLIPYIPVGHLDQDILQFLGDVMPQEIYLAAAETIEDIVNTPRGGLLSFGFLFALVLSTNGIMSLMDAFDKKYKTFRRRTYLRKRLIATLLTVALAVILLISISAIFFGTYILDILVFYEVVTEAFTYTLIVILKYVAVILLFFLATSMIYYYVPAIHDKWPFVSAGSVVATILIFLVSMLFSFYISKFDTYNKFYGSIGALIGLMIWLDFVCMILILGFEVNISIDTITKRLEKEKR, from the coding sequence ATGAACGTCTACCAGACCTTTACCAGCTCACGGCCTTACCGTAAGTTCATCGTCTTCTTAAAGCAACTGCGCTTTTTAGAGGGTCGGGTAAGCGTCTACCATGTCATCAAGGTGATGATTGATGAGCTCAAGCTGGACTCTTTGACCAAGCGCGCGTCGTACATGGCCTTCAATTTTACGCTGGCCATCTTTCCTACCATCATCTTCCTGTTCACGCTCATTCCCTACATTCCGGTGGGGCACCTGGACCAGGACATCCTGCAGTTTCTGGGGGACGTGATGCCGCAGGAGATTTATCTGGCCGCCGCTGAGACCATTGAGGACATTGTGAACACCCCGCGGGGCGGCTTGCTGTCCTTCGGTTTCTTGTTTGCGCTGGTCTTGTCTACCAATGGCATCATGAGCCTCATGGACGCCTTTGACAAGAAGTACAAAACCTTCCGGCGCCGGACCTATCTGCGCAAGCGTTTGATTGCCACGTTGCTGACGGTGGCCCTGGCGGTCATCTTGCTCATCAGCATTAGTGCCATCTTCTTCGGGACGTACATTCTGGACATTCTGGTGTTTTATGAGGTGGTGACAGAGGCCTTTACGTATACCTTGATCGTGATTCTGAAGTACGTGGCAGTGATCCTGCTGTTCTTCCTGGCTACGTCCATGATTTACTACTACGTGCCGGCCATCCATGACAAGTGGCCGTTTGTGAGCGCGGGCTCAGTGGTGGCTACCATCCTCATCTTTCTGGTGTCCATGCTGTTCTCTTTCTACATCAGTAAGTTTGACACCTACAACAAGTTCTACGGCTCTATTGGCGCGCTCATTGGTTTAATGATCTGGCTGGATTTTGTCTGCATGATCCTCATTCTGGGCTTTGAGGTGAACATTAGCATTGACACCATCACTAAGCGGCTGGAGAAAGAGAAGCGCTAA
- a CDS encoding thioesterase family protein: MFESEVQIRVRYAETDQMGYVYYGNYGAYYEVARTETFRRLGIHYKEMEAEGVMMPVLEMRCKYIRPARYDDMLTIKLLVKEKPKGTRIKFEYEVYNEAQELLNIGETTMVFVDMKSGRPTAIPHGIHDKLDSYFTA; the protein is encoded by the coding sequence GTGTTTGAATCAGAGGTACAGATAAGGGTGCGTTACGCCGAAACCGACCAGATGGGCTATGTCTATTACGGCAACTACGGCGCCTACTATGAGGTGGCCCGCACCGAGACGTTCCGCCGCTTGGGCATCCATTACAAAGAGATGGAGGCCGAAGGTGTGATGATGCCCGTACTGGAGATGCGCTGCAAGTACATCAGGCCGGCGCGCTATGATGACATGCTCACCATTAAACTGCTGGTAAAGGAGAAACCCAAAGGTACCCGCATCAAGTTTGAGTACGAGGTCTACAATGAGGCTCAGGAGCTCCTCAACATTGGCGAAACCACCATGGTGTTTGTAGACATGAAGTCTGGGCGGCCCACAGCTATTCCTCACGGAATTCATGACAAGCTAGACTCTTACTTTACGGCATGA